A part of Aspergillus flavus chromosome 1, complete sequence genomic DNA contains:
- a CDS encoding CCCH zinc finger and SMR domain protein (unnamed protein product): MISEELLEDCLQSLQGQDFDEEEQAEKAEDFLREKTSLSGSSLENAVLDVLWRHRNRTLPGSSPPPPRHTVIRRSSPAPWQMGRSSTPLSPHSNLGTSPGSTSWLPNSRGGFSRPALSSTVSPFTSPRPSPRLALAQPIPHSPNLNAYEFSDQTQVSDFYGDFGSDSNVDWLVADDANSTTSSVGTLSAMGLSATAPEFVPDMSPHDILRTVLGDKRTNDEIEAALEANGYDLGATIASLSQGHDGDGFVHHADGTRVVVGKSMAMEQAKPGSSPGQIRSPVVCKYWLSTGQCLRADCRFSHDLTNHLCKYWVMGNCLAGDGCPFSHDPSALVANLSVTDGSHQGSTGPQFHIDSASEAFPPLQSSLGVGDQWAGQYIGKYPAHLSGFLGGKGVPQSMQLVTGKRNGSSTHGSRPHSRPGSRHQNRELNPAAPSVDDPDAFPTLAAVSAKNKKHHGKRGAHNREINSNKDSVPTSLADVVRMSPSPAVGKGKTTSRNKEGAKGRENSAAAQSIPPPQNIPWLETGSRANQQYIKYRTEAIRHGTVRNKFLQSAAQAWNRNDARAAKALSLRGQAENEAMRKCHREAARQLYEERNKHIVNAGLDDSLEELYVDLHGLHPEEAIEYLEKILLKHANEGRRVIYAITGTGHHSKNGKDKIGKAVKAWLNEWKYLFREFSVPGERGGYVGGILGIDPTSYDRSLAKSLEDSADANAGAGVNTPVLTMGKIQLLKREDLEVKH, from the exons ATGATTTCAGAAGAGCTTCTGGAGGACTGCCTCCAATCCCTTCAAGGCCAAGacttcgacgaggaagaacagGCCGAGAAAGCTGAGGATTTCCTGCGAGAGAAGACCTCTTTGTCGGGGTCATCCCTAGAAAATGCCGTGCTTGACGTCCTATGGAGGCATCGAAATCGCACCCTTCCAGgctcctctcctcctcctccccggCATACAGTCATTCGCCGCTCATCTCCCGCCCCCTGGCAGATGGGCCGTTCGTCGACGCCGTTGTCACCCCATTCAAATCTAGGGACGAGCCCGGGGAGCACCTCTTGGCTTCCTAACTCACGAGGCGGCTTCTCGCGACCGGCGCTGTCCTCTACAGTATCACCTTTTACTTCCCCGCGCCCGTCACCCAGACTCGCTCTTGCCCAGCCGATCCCTCACTCCCCGAATTTGAACGCATACGAATTCTCCGACCAGACCCAAGTGTCCGATTTCTATGGTGATTTTGGTAGCGACAGCAATGTGGATTGGCTGGTAGCCGACGATGCCAACAGTACTACCTCCTCTGTAGGGACACTGAGCGCCATGGGCCTCAGCGCTACGGCCCCTGAATTTGTCCCGGATATGAGTCCCCATGATATTTTGCGCACAGTGCTCGGAGATAAAAGGACAAACGATGAGATAGAAGCCGCCCTCGAGGCAAACGGTTACGATTTAGGCGCGACAATCGCATCTTTGTCTCAAGGCCATGATGGGGATGGGTTTGTCCATCACGCTGATGGCACCCGCGTGGTTGTCGGAAAATCTATGGCAATGGAGCAAGCAAAACCTGGAAGCTCCCCAGGCCAAATCCGTAGCCCGGTGGTCTGCAAGTATTGGTTGTCAACTGGCCAATGTCTCCGCGCCGATTGCCGCTTTAGCCACGACCTAACCAATCATCTTTGCAA ATACTGGGTTATGGGTAATTGTTTGGCTGGCGACGGTTGCCCTTTTTCGCACGACCCTTCAGCGCTCGTCGCGAATCTCAGCGTGACAGACGGCAGTCACCAAGGCTCAACTGGTCCCCAGTTCCACATAGATAGCGCCTCCGAAGCATTCCCTCCTTTGCAATCCTCGCTAGGAGTGGGCGATCAATGGGCGGGCCAATATATTGGCAAATATCCAGCTCATTTATCGGGTTTTCTGGGAGGCAAAGGTGTTCCGCAATCAATGCAACTTGTCACGGGCAAACGAAATGGAAGTTCAACACATGGGTCTCGCCCTCATTCCCGACCCGGTAGCAGGCATCAGAATCGTGAATTGAATCCAGCCGCTCCGTCTGTGGATGACCCAGATGCATTTCCTACACTTGCTGCTGTCAGCGccaaaaataagaaacatCATGGTAAACGCGGCGCGCATAATCGTGAAATCAATTCAAATAAAGATAGTGTGCCTACATCATTAGCAGATGTCGTACGCATGTCTCCATCTCCCGCAGTTGGGAAGGGCAAGACCACAtccagaaacaaagaagggGCCAAGGGCCGCGAGAACAGCGCTGCTGCCCAGTCTATCCCACCGCCGCAAAACATCCCTTGGCTTGAGACAGGCTCACGAGCCAACCAACAATATATCAAGTACCGTACGGAAGCCATCCGTCATGGCACAGTCAGGAACAAGTTTCTCCAAAG TGCGGCCCAGGCCTGGAATCGTAATGACGCTAGAGCGGCAAAAGCTTTATCTCTCCGAGGTCAGGCGGAGAACGAAGCTATGCGTAAGTGCCATCGAGAAGCCGCGCGGCAATTATACGAAGAACGAAATAAACACATAGTCAATGCCGGCCTGGATGATTCCTTGGAAGAGCTCTATGTAGATCTGCATGGCCTACACCCCGAGGAAGCAATTGAATAcctggagaagatcctcctcAAGCATGCTAATGAAGGCCGGCGTGTTATCTATGCCATCACAGGCACAGGCCACCATTCTAAGAATGGGAAAGACAAGATAGGAAAGGCAGTCAAGGCTTGGCTGAACGAGTGGAAATACCTATTTCGTGAATTCAGCGTACctggagaaagaggagggtATGTGGGTGGGATCTTAGGCATCGATCCCACGAGTTACGACAGATCTCTAGCTAAGAGTCTAGAAGACAGTGCTGATGCAAATGCGGGTGCAGGGGTAAATACACCCGTGCTGACGATGGGCAAGATCCAGCTGTTGAAGCGGGAGGATTTGGAGGTGAAACACTAA
- a CDS encoding Golgi apparatus membrane protein tvp38, with protein sequence MPADYTSTARALSLPTSPSESLSPADNDSYPPWSHLASGRSNPAHPSERPTLWKQVTHRLNETSQRMMAIWRRLSFWQKVGAAAAALLANLLGIGFLVFTGKVFIWLGPVAEQWEQSVVAYTVLWLCVFFVSFPPLVGWSTFGTISGYIFGVWKGWFLYASATVLGSTCSFVVSRTILSKFVNRMMERDKRFAALALTLKYDGLKLLCMIRLCPLPYSVCNGAVSTFPTVQPLMYGLATAIVTPKLLVPAFVGSRIRLLSEKGEEMSAGSKAVNIISIIVTVAIGIFTGWYIYKRTMARAKELEAQERADIRRSLQADHADRRPHHSFSEDPDVNTAATTLARDEEERLGFHDFDDDNVDLAIDDESGGENSPRLQSGGPYRDEFTDNDSDDVFKNGDGGEGETYGLHTHVRKS encoded by the exons ATGCCTGCCGACTATACATCTACTGCTCGGGCTTTGTCTCTCCCCACCTCGCCTTCAGAATCGCTATCACCCGCAGACAATGATTCGTATCCGCCATGGAGTCATTTGGCATCTGGCAGGAGCAATCCCGCCCACCCCTCCGAGCGTCCTACTCTCTGGAAGCAGGTCACCCATCGGTTGAATGAAACATCGCAACGAATGATGGCAATTTGGCGGAGATTGAGTTTTTGGCAGAAAGTAggtgcagctgcagctgctttGCTTGCCAATCTCCTTGGAATTGGGTTCCTGGTTTTCACAGGCAAAGTCTTCATATGGCTTGGCCCTGTAGCAGAGCAATGGGAGCAATCAGTGGTGGCATACACTGTCCTCTGGTTATGTGTATTCTTCGTCTCCTTTCCACCATTAGTGGGGTGGTCTACCTTTGGTACCATATCTGGCTACATCTTTGGGGTATGGAAAGG ATGGTTTCTGTATGCATCTGCGACTGTGCTGGGATCTACGTGTTCCTTCGTTGTTTCGCGGACTATCCTGTCTAAGTTCGTCAACAGAATGATGGAGCGCGATAAAAGATTCGCAGCTCTTGCTTTGACATTGAAGTATGACGGACTGAAGTTACTGTGTATGATTCGTCTCTGTCCTTTACCGTACTCAGTATGTAACGGTGCTGTTTCGACCTTCCCGACCGTTCAGCCATTGATGTATGGACTTGCCACGGCTATCGTTACACCTAAGCTTCTTGTCCCGGCCTTTGTAGGCAGCCGGATCCGTTTACTTTccgagaaaggagaggagatgAGCGCAGGTTCTAAAGCCGTGAatatcatcagcatcatcgTAACTGTTGCGATCGGGATTTTCACTGGTTGGTACATTTATAAAAG GACCATGGCACGAGCTAAAGAGTTAGAGGCTCAAGAAAGAGCCGATATACGTCGATCACTTCAGGCCGATCATGCTGACCGTCGCCCTCACCATTCCTTCTCTGAGGACCCAGATGTTAACACTGCCGCCACAACTCTTGCTcgtgatgaggaggagcgtCTCGGATTTCACGATTTCGATGACGATAATGTCGATCTGGCCATTGACGATGAGAGCGGTGGCGAGAACTCGCCCAGACTTCAATCCGGGGGTCCCTACCGGGATGAATTCACAGATAATGATTCTGACGACGTCTTCAAGAATGGAGATGGCGGCGAGGGGGAGACTTACGGCCTACATACACACGTGCGGAAGAGCTGA